From Microcaecilia unicolor chromosome 11, aMicUni1.1, whole genome shotgun sequence, the proteins below share one genomic window:
- the LOC115480980 gene encoding pro-resilin-like, whose translation MAFTGLIAGRRLEIICLLWCLHLVTECISESPSEVPKAVPRGFKFDLNLGNPFGFGLGIDIGKHSSDKPGGVGVDVNVGRPSSGSTGGVGVGVNVGRPSDKPGVGVGVNVGRPSSGSTGGVGVDVNVGRPSSGSTGGVGVGVNVGRPSDKPGVGVGVNVGRPSSGSTGGVGVDVNVGRPSSGSTGGVGVGVNVGRPSDKPGVGVNVGRPSSGSTGGTNAKCKLSRVGTGVQNYTLWLRDRGQNWFNQETE comes from the exons ATGGCATTCACAG GGTTAATAGCAGGAAGGCGTTTAGAGATTATATGTCTTCTCTGGTGTCTGCACCTCGTAACTGAGTGCATCAGTG AATCTCCATCAGAAGTGCCTAAAGCTGTGCCACGTGGCTTCAAATTTGATCTTAATCTAGGCAATCCCTTTGGATTTGGTTTGGGTATTGATATAGGTAAACATTCTTCTGATAAACCTGGAGGAGTAGGAGTAGATGTTAATGTAGGCAGACCTTCTTCTGGTAGTACTGGTGGGGTAGGAGTAGGTGTTAATGTAGGCAGACCCTCTGACAAACCTGGAGTAGGAGTAGGTGTTAATGTAGGCAGACCTTCTTCTGGTAGTACTGGTGGGGTAGGAGTAGATGTTAATGTAGGCAGACCTTCTTCTGGTAGTACTGGTGGGGTAGGAGTAGGTGTTAATGTAGGCAGACCCTCTGACAAACCTGGAGTAGGAGTAGGTGTTAATGTAGGCAGACCTTCTTCTGGTAGTACTGGTGGGGTAGGAGTAGATGTTAATGTAGGCAGACCTTCTTCTGGTAGTACTGGTGGGGTAGGAGTAGGTGTTAATGTAGGCAGACCTTCTGACAAACCTGGAGTAGGTGTTAATGTAGGCAGACCTTCTTCTGGTAGTACTGGTGGG acaaatgcaaagtgtaaACTCAGTAGAGTAGGTACAGGGGTACAAAATTACACTTTGTGGTTGAGGGATAGGGGCCAGAACTGGTTCAACCAGGAGACTGAATAA